From Dermochelys coriacea isolate rDerCor1 chromosome 8, rDerCor1.pri.v4, whole genome shotgun sequence, the proteins below share one genomic window:
- the LOC119860564 gene encoding E3 ubiquitin-protein ligase RNF170-like gives MSHLGKDYKHLSQRNPLEALRHWQPPYHSDLSCPICLQTATFPVETNCGHMFCGSCLITYWKHGSWLGAINCPLCRQKVILLYNASGENQQDNPSKRIVRDIRYYNKRFSGQPRPFADYLYDMPLFLNLALRGVFTLGGLVWIFFLRIVVCSFGTIMCLTSRFDVMHEPLCGILAAVDDLVVIFLLLICMFNICQQMESEGINMASSTTQSMLSES, from the exons ATGAGTCATCTGGGGAAAGACTATAAACATTTGTCCCAGAGGAATCCTCTT gaAGCTCTCAGACATTGGCAACCTCCTTATCACAGTGATTTAAGCTGCCCAATCTGCCTCCAAACAGCTACTTTTCCAGTAGAAACCAATTGTGGACATATGTTCTGTG GTTCCTGTCTAATTACATACTGGAAACATGGTTCCTGGTTAGGAGCAATAAACTGTCCTCTCTGCAGACAAAAA GTAATTCTTCTGTATAATGCCTCTGGTGAAAATCAACAAGATAACCCAAGCAAGCGTATTGTACGTGACATCAGATATTACAACAAGCGTTTCTCTGGACAACCTCGACCT TTTGCAGATTACCTTTATGACATGCCCCTATTCTTAAATCTTGCCTTAAGAGGAGTCTTCACCCTGGGCGGTCTCGTATGGATCTTCTTCCTAAGAATTGTTGTTTGCTCCTTTGGGACcatcatgtgcttaacttcccGATTTGACGTGATGCATGAACCTCTTTGTGGAATCCTTGCAGCAGTCGATGATCTAGTTGTCATTTTCCTCCTTTTAATTTGCATGTTTAACATTTGCCAGCAAATGGAATCAGAAGGTATAAATATGGCAAGTTCTACAACTCAGAGCATGCTGTCGGAATCCTGA